From the genome of Sinanaerobacter sp. ZZT-01:
TTCAAGTTCTTCTATCGATGAAATCTTATTATTTTTCACGGATGCTATTTCGAATATATCACAAAAGAAATCATAGTTTCCATTAACCGTATAAAATTCCTTATTCGATTCGATCAACGCGTTGTTATGCTTGTCCTTCCCAACTATCTTATTTATTTTCCATAGATTGTATCTTAAATTTCCTTTCGCGGCCTCTTCATTACTGTCCGGCCATAAATAGCTAAATAATTTCTCTCTGCTCATAGAGCCATTTTTTTGTATCATAAGTAGAGCAATTAACATTGCTGTCTTATTGCCTAATTTTATAAAAATATTTTCTCCACTTTTTTCAATTTTTACTTTGCCTAAGAAAAAGAGCTTCAGCATATCAACAATTCCTTTTCTATAACCGGTCGTGCAATAATTCTCCTGCTTTTATAGTCGCGATTATTTTCATATCTTTTATTTTTCTTTTATCCATATTACAGATGTCTCCGTCTAAAATCACTACATCTGCCAGTTTATCCTTTTCTAACGTTCCTTTTTCACTTTCCTGAAAGATTCCATAAGCCCCATGAATCGTAAACATTTTTAATGCCTCAATAATAGAAACCGAATGGTGTTTAATTGGATGATTGACCGCATAGTGTATTCCTAAAAGAGGATTTGGTTCCGTGACATCTCCATCTGAGCCTCCACATATTACAATTCCACTGTCTATAATTTCTCTAAATTGGTTGGTCTCTTTGTATTTTTCACCAAGCCGATCTTCATACATACCGCCCGCTTCGCCCCAATACGCTTCATATGCAGGTTGCATCGACAAAAGAATGCCAAGCCTTGCAACTCGTTTCATCTGTTCTTTTGTTATAAGTTCTGCATGCTCAATCACATGACGCAAGTTGCTGACACCATATTCTTTCGCTGCATTTTCATGTGCGATAATGGCTGCCTCTATCGCTCTGTCACCGATTGCAAACAAGGCACATTGCAACTGGTTTTTATAACAACCCAAAACAAATTTATTGAGAACTTCTTGAGAAATGCAAATAATTCCATTTGTATCATCATCTCGGTAGTTAAATGTCAGCGCAGCCGTTTTCGCTCCAATCGTTCCGTCGATATACAATTCTCCGCCGATTCTGGATAAGCCCATACGCTTTACTTTTTCAATATCTAATGTCTGATAAAATAATTCCAGATCAATCGGATACTTTGAACCGTATTTATATATATAATCACCTTCCGCATCTTCTTTTAACGAACCACACATATTCTCGCCTTCCGTAGCAACAATGGTTGTAATCCCATTCGCCAATAAACGATTCATTATTTTTTCCATTGCGGCATCTCTGCGTTCATCTGGGATCGTTCTAACGATATTATCATATAGTATCGCATTGGATTGTCTTCTAAACACACCCGTCGGAACATCCTTTTCATTCATCTCCACGCCTTCTTGTGAAAAGGGGATTTTGTAATGAAGCATGCCATAGGTATTCAAAACTGAAACTTGATAATCTGTGGAATAAAGAGATACAGGCGCATTGTTACAATACTTGTCGAGAATATACCTGTCTGGATATCGTTTTTCATCAAGAATTTCACATTGCAAGGAATAACCCCATATTGGTTCACCCGGATGCTCTTTAGCCACCTCTTGAATCAAATTTCCGATTTCTTCGAAATTTTTCATTTTTGACAAATTAAGTCCAGCGGCATTGGTTGCTGTTTTCGTCACATGCATATTGCTATCAATAAAGCCAGGAAGTACGGTATTTCCTTCTGCATCCAATAGGATCGCAGAATCTCTGTATTTTTCCCACCCGTTTCCGTCTCCAACCTCTAAAATATATTTATCCCTAATTACGACGTACTCGGCCGTTTCCTCTCCCCTCATTGTCAGACATTTTCCATTTATTATTATAATATCTGCATTCATAGTCTTTCCCCTTCAATTCGCCACGATCTGATTCTAATATATACAAACGGCTCTTGGCTTGTTTCACAGCGATAAAACAACCGTAATAAAATCTCTTGATTTTATTACATAAATCATATTTATTTTATCATAATAATGGCTCATGTTTTTATAATATTTAAAAACATGAGCCAATTCATTAAAACTTACTTTGGAAGACAATTTTTCCTCCAACCATTGTCAACAGAGGTTTGATATCCTTAATTTCTGTAGAGTCAACTGTAAATATATCTTTATCGAGGATGACCAAATCACCATATTGCCCTTCCTGAATCCTCCCTTTTTTTGCTTCCATAAATTCAGCATATGCACTTTCCTTCGTGTATGCATCGATTGCTGTGTAAACATCAACACATTCATCGGCATAAAATCCGCCCGCAGGAAAACCAGTCCTATCTTTTCTTGTTACTGCCTCATAAATGTTAGGAAATGGATTGCAGTCTTCTACAGGGCAATCCGTCCCATATGAAACTCTTGCGCCCATTTTTTCAAGAGAATGAAATGCATACGAAGTAGATGCCAGCTCTTTTCCACATCGATCTTCCACAACGTGCATATCATAATCCAAAAATATCGGCTGTGCCATCACAAGAATGTCCTCTTGCGCGATCTTCTTCAAAAGGGCTTGATCGGTAATTTGGCAATGAACCAAAGCGTGTCGCAGTTTATTTTTTCCATCAACAAACGCCTTTTCATAGCAATGAATGGTCTGCTCAATTGCTGCATCACCAATTACATGTGTTATAACCTGTAAGTTTGCATTTTTTGCTAATGCGCAATATTCTTCCATCTCTTCATTTGAAGTCCAT
Proteins encoded in this window:
- a CDS encoding amidohydrolase; the encoded protein is MNADIIIINGKCLTMRGEETAEYVVIRDKYILEVGDGNGWEKYRDSAILLDAEGNTVLPGFIDSNMHVTKTATNAAGLNLSKMKNFEEIGNLIQEVAKEHPGEPIWGYSLQCEILDEKRYPDRYILDKYCNNAPVSLYSTDYQVSVLNTYGMLHYKIPFSQEGVEMNEKDVPTGVFRRQSNAILYDNIVRTIPDERRDAAMEKIMNRLLANGITTIVATEGENMCGSLKEDAEGDYIYKYGSKYPIDLELFYQTLDIEKVKRMGLSRIGGELYIDGTIGAKTAALTFNYRDDDTNGIICISQEVLNKFVLGCYKNQLQCALFAIGDRAIEAAIIAHENAAKEYGVSNLRHVIEHAELITKEQMKRVARLGILLSMQPAYEAYWGEAGGMYEDRLGEKYKETNQFREIIDSGIVICGGSDGDVTEPNPLLGIHYAVNHPIKHHSVSIIEALKMFTIHGAYGIFQESEKGTLEKDKLADVVILDGDICNMDKRKIKDMKIIATIKAGELLHDRL